A stretch of the Desulfobacter sp. genome encodes the following:
- a CDS encoding methyl-accepting chemotaxis protein encodes MKQKTKRNRKYLINKKFQLGYALEITAIQIPCILATGISLSWFYLIFMDRQMQASCNLQIFIQMFLLVLIFSCVVMFFAVRLTHSIAGPVQKTGAALRQIAKGDLPGKKVVFRKKDAFQNLSDDLNQIIETLKKDRQNCEMVRQQLASLRDDIAANTNQSRCMAKIEEMLNIMNRKRS; translated from the coding sequence ATGAAACAAAAAACTAAAAGAAACCGTAAGTATCTAATCAATAAAAAATTTCAATTGGGTTATGCCCTTGAAATCACGGCCATTCAGATCCCATGTATCCTGGCGACCGGCATTTCGCTATCCTGGTTTTATCTTATCTTTATGGACCGTCAGATGCAGGCCTCCTGTAATCTTCAAATATTTATTCAGATGTTTTTGCTTGTCCTTATTTTCTCCTGCGTTGTTATGTTCTTTGCCGTACGGCTGACCCACTCAATTGCAGGGCCTGTGCAGAAAACCGGGGCCGCATTAAGGCAGATTGCCAAGGGAGATCTGCCTGGGAAAAAAGTTGTATTCAGGAAAAAGGATGCTTTTCAAAACCTGTCAGATGATTTGAACCAAATAATCGAGACCTTGAAAAAAGATCGCCAGAACTGTGAAATGGTCAGACAACAACTGGCATCTCTCAGGGATGATATTGCCGCGAACACCAATCAATCGCGGTGTATGGCAAAAATAGAAGAGATGTTGAACATCATGAACCGAAAAAGGAGCTGA
- a CDS encoding type II secretion system protein GspG: protein MVEIIRQLIAGSIALGIIVGNADNIMEFYDETVAMSRQIATAGDLRSITIMLDYSYMTKGRLPQPHRFEAWMEKNFKENDLKDIMTDHWGNRLVYQSSKKDKAYLLISLGPDGILDTPDDMRRTGP, encoded by the coding sequence ATGGTTGAAATAATAAGACAATTGATCGCCGGAAGTATTGCTCTGGGAATTATTGTTGGAAACGCCGACAATATCATGGAATTTTATGATGAAACCGTTGCAATGTCCCGGCAAATCGCCACGGCCGGAGATCTGCGTTCCATCACGATCATGCTGGATTACAGCTATATGACAAAAGGACGTTTACCCCAGCCCCACAGGTTTGAAGCCTGGATGGAAAAAAATTTCAAGGAAAACGATTTGAAAGATATTATGACCGATCATTGGGGAAACAGGCTTGTTTATCAATCCTCTAAAAAAGACAAGGCATATCTGTTAATCAGTCTGGGCCCTGACGGTATTTTAGATACCCCGGACGATATGAGGCGTACGGGCCCATAA